ATCGTTGACGCCTTTCAGCGCCACCATGTTGATCTTGATCGCCAGCCCAGCCGCGCGCGCGGCGTCCAATCCCTCCAGCACCTGTTCGATCCGGCCGCCGCGCGTTACATGAGCGAAGCGGTCGGGGTCGCGGCTGTCGAGGCTGACGTTGATCCGCCGCACGCCCGCATCCACCAGCATGTCGGCATGTTCGGCCAGACGCGTGCCGTTGGTTGTGAGCGTCAGTTCTTCCAGACCCTCGCCCAGATGTCGGCCGATCCGGCGGACGAGGTCACCGATGTCGCGCCGCACGAGCGGTTCGCCGCCGGTCAGCCGGATCTTGCTGATGCCCCGTGCGATGAAGAGGTCGGCGAGCAGCGCGATCTCCTCCAGCGTCAGGACCTGGTTCTTGGGAAGGAACTGCATGCGTTCGGCCATGCAGTAGCGGCATCGCAGGTCGCACCGGTCCGTCACCGATATGCGCAGATAGCTGATCCGGCGGCCAAGGCCGTCGGTCATCAGAGCGCGGGAGGGATCGGCCGGGACCATGCTGTCTAGCTAGGCGATGGACATGGCCTGTGCAAGCACCACCGCGCCCAGCCTTGCGAAGTTGCGCCATAGGAAGTTGCAGGGCAGGCAAGAGGTCGGTAACGCCTGTCTGTTAGGGCGTGGCGATGCGCGGCGCCGGGGAAGTGAATTTGGCAAGTGGGGATCAGAGTGGCGAGGGCCAGCGCAGCCTGTTCATCCTGTCGCCGGGTGACCGCGACGGGCTGATCCAGACGGCACAGCGCATCGGCTGGCGCGCGATCGGCGCGCGCCGGGCCAAGGATGCCCCCCAACGCTATCTCCACAGCGAAGCGCAGATCGGGCTGGTCGATCTGCGAGGCGGCGGCGACGTCGACAATCTGCTCGCGCCGCTGGTGCCGGCGATGGAGGCGGGCGGCGGCGCGATCCTGGTGTTGATCGACGCGCGCCATCTGGATCAGGTGCCCGCCCTGCTGGCGGTCGGGGCGACGCATTATCTGGCGGGCGCCGTGACCGACATGAGCCTGAAAGCCGCGTTGGCGTCTGCGCATCGGCTGGTCGAGCGGCTGGGCGGCGGTGTCGCGCACAGCCAGCGGGCGCAGCGCATCCGACGGGGGGACGCGCTTTACTGGGCACTGGGTCGCGACGGATTGCTGCGGACCAGCGATAGCCTGGCGCAGCATCTGGGATTGACGGATAGCGTCGTCGCGCCTGCGGCGCTGGTCCGCCGACTGCCGCGGGTGGAGCGGCGCGGGGTGCTGGCGGCGTTGAAGGCGATGCGCAAGGTCGGGCGGCCTGCCGTGCTGGCGCATGCCCTGCCGGATCGGCCGGGGCAGCGGCTGGTCCATCATCTGCGGGACACGGACGGCGCGATTGCCGCCGACGTTGAATGGCTGTCGGACGGGCAGGCGCAGGATGGGGGGAGCCGCGACTATCTGACCGGGCTGCGTTCGCGGCAGGCGGCGCTCGACTGGCTGGCGCGGCGGGCGGGGCTGCCGACCACCATATTGCTGCTGTCGATCAGCCATTTCGACCGGATGAATGCGGCCTATGGGCAAGTGGTGGGCGACGCGCTGCTGGGGCGCATCGCCCGGCGGATCGAGCGGATGGTGGACGATGTTGCGCCGGACACGATGGTCGCACGCATCGCGGGCACCGAATTTCTGGTCGGCCTGACCGGCGAAGTGGCGGGCAGCGACCGGGCGACCTTCCTGGCGCGGCAGCTGATCGGCGCGGTCGGGCAGCCGTTCAGCGCGGGCGACCATCTGATCCGCCTGATCGCCCGGTGCGGTATCGCCCAGGCGCGGACCGAGGACGATGTGACGCAATTGCTGCGTCGGGCGGGCACCGCCCTGTCCGATGCGCGCCAGGCGGGCGGCGAGGGCATCCGCATCCTGTCGGCCGAAAAGCATAGTCGGCAGGTCGATGCCGACCGGCTGGAGACGGATTTGCGCCTGTCGCTGGACCGGGGCGAGATCAGTATCGTGTTCCAGCCGCAATATCCCGTCGGCTCCGATCGCATCAGCGGGGTGGAGGCGCTGGCGCGCTGGAACCACCCCCATTATGGCCCGCTGGGCGCGGGCATATTGTTCGCCACGGCCGAACGATCCGACTATATGTTGCCGCTGTCGGCGCATATCCAGGCGGAGGCGCTGCGGCAGGCGGCGGCGTGGCCCGGCGCGCTGGCGGACCTGCGCCTGTCGATCAACGTCACGGCGGCGGACATCGCCCAGCCCGGATTCATGACTGATCTGCTGGGGCTGGTGGATCGCAGCGGTTTTCCGCGATCCCGGTTGACGGTCGAGATTACCGAAAGCGGGCTGATCGAGGATGTGGCCGCAGCGACGGCGCTGCTCAACGCACTGCGGGCGGAAGGGCTGGCGGTGGCGATCGACGATTTCGGCACGGGCTATTCCAGTCTCGCCTATCTTAAAAGCCTGCCGCTCGACTATCTGAAGATCGACAGCGGACTGGCGCAGGATATCGCCGGGACCGCGCGGGACCGGATCATCGTGCGCGGGGTGATCCATATGGCCAAGTCGCTGGGCCTTAAAGTAATCGCCGAAGGGGTGGAGACGGAGGAGCAACTCGACCTGCTGGCGCGGGAAGGTTGCGATTATTGTCAGGGCTTCCTGCGATCGGCGGGCGTGTCTTCCGCCGACCTCATCAATCTGGTGCTGGCGGGTTAGAAAAGCAGCAGCGGCCAGAGGGCGATCAGGATGCCGACCAGGCTGGCCAGGTAGATGATGGTGCGCACCACCGGAACCCCTGCGGCATAGAGCGGCAGATACACGACCCGCGCGCCCAGCCAGATCCAGCCACCCATGGCGGTCCATTCGCTGGTCTTCCCCGCCACCACGACCCCGATCAGCGCGACGATGGCGATGGGCAGGTTTTCCTTGAAATTGGCCTCCGCCCGGACCAGCCGCCCGGCGAGCGGATGAAGCGGCGGCAGTTTTTCGTCGCGTGCGCCCATATTCCATTTGGGGCCATATTGCTTGGTCTTGAAATGCGCCGCAGTGAAGATGTGGACCAGCAGCAGGACCATGGACCAGGCGAGGATCGTGATTTCGACGGGCATGGGACATGTCTCCTTCCCGGCCTGATTAGCAAAGTGGGGCCGGGTAGGACAGGGTTGAGACGTGGCCGTCCGTTTTTTGGGTGTGGCGCGATAAGGCGGCTTGGTGCCGGGTGCGTCTCGACTGCGCTGGAAGCGAACGGGGCAGGCATTGGCTTATAATGTCAGGCCCACGCGTCCGATCAGGCGTGCGCCTGCATGGTTGCGACCGGGGCCGTCGATACTGCTGTTGGCGTAGCGCAGCCCGGCGGACCAGCGCCCTTTGACATAGTCGATTCCCGCGCCATGATCCCAATAGCGGCCGTCGGGGCGCAGGCGCGAGGCACGCATGGGGTCGCGAACGTCGCCCGACGATCGGCCGATCCGGGCGGACACGGTGAAGGGCGTACCGGGAATGGCGGTGGCGGCGGAGGCGGCGAGGTAGAGATTGTCGCCACCGATCGCCGATTGGCGCGGCGCATAGCTGGCGAACAGGTCCAGGCTGGCCGGGCCGATCAAAAAGCCTGCGCCCGCGCCGACTTCGCCGTAGCCCTGATGCGATGCGCCGGGGAAGAGATGGTAGCGGGCTTCGCTGGTTAGCCGGAAGCCGCCCAGTTGCCGGGCGTAGGTTGCGCCCAGGTCGATCACCGCGTCGGCGCCGCCATGGCGGTCGCTGCCCCATAGCGTCGTGGCCGCGCCGTCGAGGTTAAGGCCGTCCGTCATCACCGGAACCAACACGGTGCCGCGCAACACCGGATCGCCATCGCTCCAGCTCAGGCCACGGCGGCGTTCGTCGCTGGCGGCTTCAAGCGTGACGGTGGGGCTGGACGCATATTGGGCGGCCGCCGGAACGGCATGACCGGCGAGCGAGAGCGCGCCCAGCCATGCAGCCCGGATGAAGCGATCAGTTGGCGGCAAGATTGCGCACCGCGTCGAGCTCTGCCAGCAGCGGCGCGCGATCGGCCTGCGCCACCGCGAGCAGATGGGCCTCTATCTTGTCGCGATGCTGCGCTAGCGCGCGGGCGCCCAACCGGTCGTCGCGGGGGCAGGCGCCGGATTCGCTGCCCGAAAAGGTTCGGTCGGTGGCGATGGTGCGGGCGAGGGCCGGGGCGTGATCCAGCTTGCGGTCGACCACGACCGTCGCGGTCCATTGGCAGCGCTGGCTGTCCATGCGGTTGGGCGTCTTCGCCCCGATCGTCCGGGTGCGCATGTCGGCGCGGGCGGTGTAGGTCGCGCCCAGGGTCTGGCCGTGATGATCGACCGAGACGCTATGGGTCGCGGCGGCCGCCGCAAGCGCGATTAGGGTCATGCTCATGCAAATTCTCCTGCTGTGACGCCGGGCTTTGTTGTCCGGTCGTCCCTTGAGGGTTTAGGTTTTGCCCGTTGCTGTTTCTTTGCTGGATGATGAGGAAGGGCGTCCTGCCGGGGTGGCATGGGGCATCGTGCAGGGTCATCGTGACGCGTCATGCATGAAGTTCACACC
This window of the Sphingobium sp. CR2-8 genome carries:
- a CDS encoding MAPEG family protein; amino-acid sequence: MPVEITILAWSMVLLLVHIFTAAHFKTKQYGPKWNMGARDEKLPPLHPLAGRLVRAEANFKENLPIAIVALIGVVVAGKTSEWTAMGGWIWLGARVVYLPLYAAGVPVVRTIIYLASLVGILIALWPLLLF
- the moaA gene encoding GTP 3',8-cyclase MoaA; its protein translation is MVPADPSRALMTDGLGRRISYLRISVTDRCDLRCRYCMAERMQFLPKNQVLTLEEIALLADLFIARGISKIRLTGGEPLVRRDIGDLVRRIGRHLGEGLEELTLTTNGTRLAEHADMLVDAGVRRINVSLDSRDPDRFAHVTRGGRIEQVLEGLDAARAAGLAIKINMVALKGVNDDEILPMLRWCGDKGFDLTLIETMPLGDTGEDRTDHYLPLTKVADAIQVEHSLTPLSHRTGGPARYHAVDGMGIKLGLITPLTQNFCADCNRIRMTCEGKIFMCLGHEDHVDFKAALREGGLPAVEPLIDRALRLKPAAHDFRIGAGESAATRRHMSVTGG
- a CDS encoding TorF family putative porin; the encoded protein is MPPTDRFIRAAWLGALSLAGHAVPAAAQYASSPTVTLEAASDERRRGLSWSDGDPVLRGTVLVPVMTDGLNLDGAATTLWGSDRHGGADAVIDLGATYARQLGGFRLTSEARYHLFPGASHQGYGEVGAGAGFLIGPASLDLFASYAPRQSAIGGDNLYLAASAATAIPGTPFTVSARIGRSSGDVRDPMRASRLRPDGRYWDHGAGIDYVKGRWSAGLRYANSSIDGPGRNHAGARLIGRVGLTL
- a CDS encoding putative bifunctional diguanylate cyclase/phosphodiesterase; the protein is MRGAGEVNLASGDQSGEGQRSLFILSPGDRDGLIQTAQRIGWRAIGARRAKDAPQRYLHSEAQIGLVDLRGGGDVDNLLAPLVPAMEAGGGAILVLIDARHLDQVPALLAVGATHYLAGAVTDMSLKAALASAHRLVERLGGGVAHSQRAQRIRRGDALYWALGRDGLLRTSDSLAQHLGLTDSVVAPAALVRRLPRVERRGVLAALKAMRKVGRPAVLAHALPDRPGQRLVHHLRDTDGAIAADVEWLSDGQAQDGGSRDYLTGLRSRQAALDWLARRAGLPTTILLLSISHFDRMNAAYGQVVGDALLGRIARRIERMVDDVAPDTMVARIAGTEFLVGLTGEVAGSDRATFLARQLIGAVGQPFSAGDHLIRLIARCGIAQARTEDDVTQLLRRAGTALSDARQAGGEGIRILSAEKHSRQVDADRLETDLRLSLDRGEISIVFQPQYPVGSDRISGVEALARWNHPHYGPLGAGILFATAERSDYMLPLSAHIQAEALRQAAAWPGALADLRLSINVTAADIAQPGFMTDLLGLVDRSGFPRSRLTVEITESGLIEDVAAATALLNALRAEGLAVAIDDFGTGYSSLAYLKSLPLDYLKIDSGLAQDIAGTARDRIIVRGVIHMAKSLGLKVIAEGVETEEQLDLLAREGCDYCQGFLRSAGVSSADLINLVLAG